A genome region from Hippopotamus amphibius kiboko isolate mHipAmp2 chromosome 1, mHipAmp2.hap2, whole genome shotgun sequence includes the following:
- the GPX3 gene encoding glutathione peroxidase 3 gives MARLFRASCLLSLLLAGFVPPSRGQEKSKMDCHVGVGGTIYEYGALTIDGEEYIPFKQYAGKYILFVNVASYUGLTGQYVELNALQEELAPFGLVILGFPCNQFGKQEPGENSEILASLKYVRPGGGFVPNFQLFEKGDVNGEKEQKFYTFLKNSCPPTSELLGSPGRLFWEPMKVHDIRWNFEKFLVGPDGIPIMRWYHRTTVSTVKMDILAYMRRRAALEVKGK, from the exons ATGGCCCGGCTCTTCCGGGCAtcctgccttctctccctgctcctggCCGGCTTCGTTCCGCCGAGCCGGGGACAGGAGAAGTCGAAG ATGGACTGCCATGTTGGTGTGGGCGGCACCATCTACGAGTACGGAGCCCTCACCATCGACGGGGAGGAGTACATCCCGTTTAAGCAGTATGCTGGCAAATACATCCTCTTTGTCAACGTGGCCAGCTACTGAGGCCTGACGGGCCAGTACGTTG AACTGAATGCACTACAGGAAGAACTTGCACCATTTGGTCTGGTCATTCTGGGCTTCCCCTGCAACCAATTTGGAAAACAGGAACCGGGAGAGAACTCGGAGATCCTAGCCAGCCTCAA GTATGTCCGACCAGGTGGGGGCTTCGTCCCCAATTTCCAGCTCTTTGAGAAAGGGGATGTGAACGGGGAGAAAGAGCAGAAGTTCTACACATTCCTGAAG AACTCCTGTCCTCCTACCTCGGAGCTCCTGGGCTCACCCGGCCGCCTCTTCTGGGAACCCATGAAGGTCCATGACATCCGCTGGAACTTTGAGAAGTTCCTGGTGGGGCCAGACGGTATTCCCATCATGCGCTGGTACCACCGCACCACGGTCAGCACTGTCAAGATGGACATCCTGGCCTACATGCGGCGGCGGGCGGCCCTGGAAGTCAAGGGGAAGTAA